One region of Eupeodes corollae chromosome 1, idEupCoro1.1, whole genome shotgun sequence genomic DNA includes:
- the LOC129942799 gene encoding rho guanine nucleotide exchange factor 17 isoform X3: MGKSSKAQDQWLQEFEQRAFHKTSEQERIRKLEKSEKLKELTELLKNTCIYQTQSNHSLLSTQNKRHIASTATCLTAEQSENQDHGNECTLNKFLGKVSISKAGFFPKVRKISLKSSINLLPLSPLNIGNPTDLSQREFQKYILIERYFCEYKDDLKKNENKLHKEHITKYTAISPTKMLSKLKACEINTIETILYVKLQYGHTNCCTQNLSPSLNLSICEVHQTQPNQFFPDAPSPGNNNNCKKDVFSTSEFLAQLLNGSSETNISDDCRQICTDTRTHIAEEIYRNEQSYVESLQMVVLKYLNVLKSPEYAGMIDSKTVDEIFFMVPEILLIHERFLKELKKRLDNWVPNQKVGDAFIEIFSKTEVLEVYTSFVNNCNRAKNAIRTAKQSRPSFARFLETTAREHKGKLTLDNLLIKPVQKFPNYEMLFTRLIKHTIGEHPDQKHLQDVLKLVHDILVHINCKEKEILVNFQRQATLRELENIIEGVTNLNGPDRQFIIFDLVSMTTAPGVKKERGFFLFNDFLLITSLKRRSGSVRKPNTSYCPANIAVTLDTTKYKFLTKVLLVNLENVKSKEDEFRKESDNLENLPDDCNKLQKISEIASTIKYPHQMLEEAIRNIHLEIQNLLFERELNATRLNALEITINSPNGREHLEIMFTNAEKRFQWEEAFNEAKQKLALTSEQHPVPEFVTSIPIVKTRAGLQFTCAEPTLSEPKEVWVCNSDGYVGQVCIMSLLPEPNVTSCNGVCNARILCLTSAPAINDSKTNNFSTSSNEDICSSEDKETSSLKNSEKQKETSTMNAITDLKLDFNSSSDESEQEKYLEGEGIGRPVAASNAIIRFKIPVHLHKNVSYSDEIDSNQSTMWLGTEDGYVHIYNCTESIRIKKNKIKIQHASAVYAILHLENRIFVSLANGDLCVYRRDKVRWNTTSPLCFSIGTVSSPVTKFLNVYLKLWCSIQGIIKVLDTKTLQVVHQIQVSPDSKPITNMALTLNTVWISVQNSATIKCFHANTYQLVTEVNLGPAVNKMLSSCDDIIRQHKAACLRVTSLLSCKDLIWIGTSAGVLLTISAHGIENGSVNVVPSGIPYGHTGHVRFLTFVESSLNQTHDSKLTDTHLSTCNRNQIYSRDSKSTTENNYTLVISGGDGFEDFRNSGANSLSEIAGREDSTNYLLVWQIS, from the exons ATGGGCAAATCAAGTAAAGCACAAGATCAATGGTTACAAGAGTTTGAACAAAGGGCTTTTCATAAAACCTCTGAGCAAGAAAGAATACGAAAATTAGAGAAATCTGAAAAGCTAAAGGAGCTTACAGAGCTCCTTAAAAACACATGTATATACCAAACTCAATCAAATCATTCACTGTTaagtacacaaaataaaagacaTATAGCATCAACTGCAACTTGTTTAACAGCGGAGCAATCAGAGAATCAAGACCATGGCAATGAatgtactttaaataaattccttGGAAAAGTTTCGATATCTAAAGCTGGTTTCTTCCCAAAAGTAAGAAAGATAAGTCTTAAATCATCAATCAACTTGTTGCCCTTGTCACCGCTCAATATCGGAAACCCAACTGATTTATCACAgagagaatttcaaaaatatattcttatcGAACGTTATTTTTGCGAATATAaagacgatttaaaaaaaaatgaaaataaacttcaCAAAGagcatataacaaaatatacTGCAATTTcaccaacaaaaatgttatcaaagtTAAAAGCATGTGAAATTAATACCATTGAAACTATATTATATGTTAAACTCCAATATG GTCACACTAATTGTTGTACACAGAATTTATCGCCCAGTCTTAACCTAAGTATATGTGAGGTTCATCAAACTCaaccaaatcaattttttcctgATGCCCCAAGTCCAGGaaataacaataattgtaaGAAAGATGTTTTTTCTACTTCGGAGTTCTTAGCACAGTTGCTTAATGGATCTTCAGAAACTAATATTTCGGATGATTGTCGACAGATTTGCACA gaTACCCGCACCCACATAGCTGAAGAAATTTATCGAAATGAGCAATCGTACGTTGAGTCTTTGCAGATGGTTgtcttgaaatatttaaatgttcttaaatcACCCGAGTATGCTGGCATGATTGATTCTAAAACGGTAGACGAAATATTTTTCATGGTACCAGAAATACTCTTAATTCATgaaaggtttttaaaagaactgaaaaaacgTCTAGACAACTGGGTACCAAACCAAAAAGTAGGTGATGCATTCATTGAAATT ttttcaaaaacagaagTATTAGAAGTTTACACATCTTTTGTAAACAATTGTAATAGAGCGAAAAATGCTATCCGTACAGCCAAACAATCGAGACCTTCATTTGCCAGGTTTTTGGAGACAACAGCTAGAGAGCATAAGGGAAAACTCACTTTGGACAACCTTTTAATTAAACCAGTTCAAAAATTTCCAAA ctATGAGATGCTATTTACCAGGCTTATAAAGCATACAATCGGAGAACATCCAGATCAAAAACATCTTCAAGATGTTTTGAAACTTGTTCATGATATACTAGTTCATATAAACtgtaaagaaaaggaaattttagtaaattttcaaAGACAGGCAACCCTGCGTGAGctagaaaatataattgaaggTGTAACAAACCTTAATGGTCCTGATCGCCAATTCATTATATTTGACCTGGTATCTATGACAACTGCTCCGGGCGTTAAAAAGGAAAGaggatttttcctttttaatgattttttactgATAACAAGCCTCAAACGAAGAAGTGGATCAGTCAGGAAACCAAATAC ATCTTACTGCCCTGCAAATATTGCAGTCACCTTGGAtactacaaaatataaatttttaaccaAAGTATTACTAGTCAATTTGGAAAATGTAAAAT cAAAAGAGGATGAATTTCGAAAAGAGAGTGATAACTTGGAAAATTTACCAGATGATTGtaataaacttcaaaaaatttctGAAATTGCTTCAACAATCAAATATCCACATCAAATGTTGGAAGAAGCCATACGAAATATACatttagaaatacaaaatctGTTATTTGAACGTGAATTAAATGCAACCCGTCTTAATGCGTTGGAAATAACGATCAATTCACC aaATGGAAGAGAGCATTTAGAAATAATGTTTACCAATGCAGAAAAACGGTTTCAATGGGAAGAGGCATTCAATGAAGCTAAGCAAAAACTAGCCTTAACTTCAGAACAGCATCCCGTTCCGGAATTTGTTACCTCAATTCCTATCGTTAAGACAAGGGCTGGTTTACAGTTTACATGTGCAGAACCAACTTTAAGTGAACCAAAAGAAGTCTGGGTATGTAACAGTGATGGATATGTTGGACAAGTTTGTATTATGAGCCTACTCCCGGAACCTAATGTTACCAGCTGTAATGGAGTTTGTAACGCAAGAATTTTATGCTTGACATCGGCTCCTGCGATAAACGATAG taaaacaaacaacttttctACTTCATCAAACGAGGATATATGTTCTAGTGAAGACAAAGAGACCAGCTCACTTAAAAACTctgaaaaacaaaaggaaacatCTACTATGAATGCAATCACTGATTTAAAATTAGATTTCAATAGTTCTAGTGATGAATCTgagcaagaaaaatatttagaagGAGAAGGGATAGGTAGACCAGTTGCTGCATCAAATGCAATAATTCGATTTAAAATTCCTGTACACTTGCACAAAAAT GTATCCTATTCCGATGAAATTGATAGCAATCAATCAACTATGTGGCTTGGTACTGAAGACGGTTATGTACACATCTATAACTGCACTGAAAgtattagaataaaaaaaaacaaaattaagatacAACACGCATCAGCTGTTTATGCAATCCT GCATCTTGAAAACAGAATATTTGTTTCACTAGCAAACGGTGACTTATGTGTCTATCGTAGGGATAAGG TTCGTTGGAATACAACATCACCTCTCTGTTTTTCGATTGGAACGGTTTCAAGTCCAGTGACCAAGTTTTTGAACGTTTATTTGAAGTTATGGTGTTCTATTCAAGGAATTATAAAGGTTTTGGATACGAAAACCTTGCAA GTTGTTCATCAAATACAAGTATCACCAGATTCTAAACCTATTACAAACATGGCTCTTACTCTTAACACCGTGTGGATATCTGTACAGAATTCTGCAACTATCAAATGTTTCCATGCAAACAC ATACCAACTAGTAACGGAAGTTAACTTAGGACCAGCTGTAAATAAGATGTTATCTAGTTGCGACGACATTATTCGTCAACATAAAGCAGCTTGTCTACGTGTAACGTCTTTACTATCATGTAAAGATCTTATTTGGATTGGCACAAGCGCAGGAGTTTTACTGACAATATCAGCACATGGAATTGAAAATGGATCAGTAAACGTTGTTCCATCAGGAATACCGTATGGGCATACAGGTCATGTTAGATTCCTAACATTTGTTGAGTCTTCTCTCAACCAAACCCATGATTCCAAGTTAACAGATACACATTTAAGCACATGCAATAGAAACCAAAT atacTCAAGGGACAGTAAAAGTACGACGGAAAACAATTATACATTAGTAATATCGGGTGGAGACGGATTTGAAGATTTTCGAAACTCGGGAGCAAACTCTTTAAGCGAAATAGCTGGAAGAGAAGACAGTACAAATTATCTACTAGTATGGCAGATTTCATAA
- the LOC129942799 gene encoding rho guanine nucleotide exchange factor 17 isoform X5 has translation MDTRTHIAEEIYRNEQSYVESLQMVVLKYLNVLKSPEYAGMIDSKTVDEIFFMVPEILLIHERFLKELKKRLDNWVPNQKVGDAFIEIFSKTEVLEVYTSFVNNCNRAKNAIRTAKQSRPSFARFLETTAREHKGKLTLDNLLIKPVQKFPNYEMLFTRLIKHTIGEHPDQKHLQDVLKLVHDILVHINCKEKEILVNFQRQATLRELENIIEGVTNLNGPDRQFIIFDLVSMTTAPGVKKERGFFLFNDFLLITSLKRRSGSVRKPNTSYCPANIAVTLDTTKYKFLTKVLLVNLENVKSKEDEFRKESDNLENLPDDCNKLQKISEIASTIKYPHQMLEEAIRNIHLEIQNLLFERELNATRLNALEITINSPNGREHLEIMFTNAEKRFQWEEAFNEAKQKLALTSEQHPVPEFVTSIPIVKTRAGLQFTCAEPTLSEPKEVWVCNSDGYVGQVCIMSLLPEPNVTSCNGVCNARILCLTSAPAINDSKTNNFSTSSNEDICSSEDKETSSLKNSEKQKETSTMNAITDLKLDFNSSSDESEQEKYLEGEGIGRPVAASNAIIRFKIPVHLHKNVSYSDEIDSNQSTMWLGTEDGYVHIYNCTESIRIKKNKIKIQHASAVYAILHLENRIFVSLANGDLCVYRRDKVRWNTTSPLCFSIGTVSSPVTKFLNVYLKLWCSIQGIIKVLDTKTLQVVHQIQVSPDSKPITNMALTLNTVWISVQNSATIKCFHANTYQLVTEVNLGPAVNKMLSSCDDIIRQHKAACLRVTSLLSCKDLIWIGTSAGVLLTISAHGIENGSVNVVPSGIPYGHTGHVRFLTFVESSLNQTHDSKLTDTHLSTCNRNQIYSRDSKSTTENNYTLVISGGDGFEDFRNSGANSLSEIAGREDSTNYLLVWQIS, from the exons ATG gaTACCCGCACCCACATAGCTGAAGAAATTTATCGAAATGAGCAATCGTACGTTGAGTCTTTGCAGATGGTTgtcttgaaatatttaaatgttcttaaatcACCCGAGTATGCTGGCATGATTGATTCTAAAACGGTAGACGAAATATTTTTCATGGTACCAGAAATACTCTTAATTCATgaaaggtttttaaaagaactgaaaaaacgTCTAGACAACTGGGTACCAAACCAAAAAGTAGGTGATGCATTCATTGAAATT ttttcaaaaacagaagTATTAGAAGTTTACACATCTTTTGTAAACAATTGTAATAGAGCGAAAAATGCTATCCGTACAGCCAAACAATCGAGACCTTCATTTGCCAGGTTTTTGGAGACAACAGCTAGAGAGCATAAGGGAAAACTCACTTTGGACAACCTTTTAATTAAACCAGTTCAAAAATTTCCAAA ctATGAGATGCTATTTACCAGGCTTATAAAGCATACAATCGGAGAACATCCAGATCAAAAACATCTTCAAGATGTTTTGAAACTTGTTCATGATATACTAGTTCATATAAACtgtaaagaaaaggaaattttagtaaattttcaaAGACAGGCAACCCTGCGTGAGctagaaaatataattgaaggTGTAACAAACCTTAATGGTCCTGATCGCCAATTCATTATATTTGACCTGGTATCTATGACAACTGCTCCGGGCGTTAAAAAGGAAAGaggatttttcctttttaatgattttttactgATAACAAGCCTCAAACGAAGAAGTGGATCAGTCAGGAAACCAAATAC ATCTTACTGCCCTGCAAATATTGCAGTCACCTTGGAtactacaaaatataaatttttaaccaAAGTATTACTAGTCAATTTGGAAAATGTAAAAT cAAAAGAGGATGAATTTCGAAAAGAGAGTGATAACTTGGAAAATTTACCAGATGATTGtaataaacttcaaaaaatttctGAAATTGCTTCAACAATCAAATATCCACATCAAATGTTGGAAGAAGCCATACGAAATATACatttagaaatacaaaatctGTTATTTGAACGTGAATTAAATGCAACCCGTCTTAATGCGTTGGAAATAACGATCAATTCACC aaATGGAAGAGAGCATTTAGAAATAATGTTTACCAATGCAGAAAAACGGTTTCAATGGGAAGAGGCATTCAATGAAGCTAAGCAAAAACTAGCCTTAACTTCAGAACAGCATCCCGTTCCGGAATTTGTTACCTCAATTCCTATCGTTAAGACAAGGGCTGGTTTACAGTTTACATGTGCAGAACCAACTTTAAGTGAACCAAAAGAAGTCTGGGTATGTAACAGTGATGGATATGTTGGACAAGTTTGTATTATGAGCCTACTCCCGGAACCTAATGTTACCAGCTGTAATGGAGTTTGTAACGCAAGAATTTTATGCTTGACATCGGCTCCTGCGATAAACGATAG taaaacaaacaacttttctACTTCATCAAACGAGGATATATGTTCTAGTGAAGACAAAGAGACCAGCTCACTTAAAAACTctgaaaaacaaaaggaaacatCTACTATGAATGCAATCACTGATTTAAAATTAGATTTCAATAGTTCTAGTGATGAATCTgagcaagaaaaatatttagaagGAGAAGGGATAGGTAGACCAGTTGCTGCATCAAATGCAATAATTCGATTTAAAATTCCTGTACACTTGCACAAAAAT GTATCCTATTCCGATGAAATTGATAGCAATCAATCAACTATGTGGCTTGGTACTGAAGACGGTTATGTACACATCTATAACTGCACTGAAAgtattagaataaaaaaaaacaaaattaagatacAACACGCATCAGCTGTTTATGCAATCCT GCATCTTGAAAACAGAATATTTGTTTCACTAGCAAACGGTGACTTATGTGTCTATCGTAGGGATAAGG TTCGTTGGAATACAACATCACCTCTCTGTTTTTCGATTGGAACGGTTTCAAGTCCAGTGACCAAGTTTTTGAACGTTTATTTGAAGTTATGGTGTTCTATTCAAGGAATTATAAAGGTTTTGGATACGAAAACCTTGCAA GTTGTTCATCAAATACAAGTATCACCAGATTCTAAACCTATTACAAACATGGCTCTTACTCTTAACACCGTGTGGATATCTGTACAGAATTCTGCAACTATCAAATGTTTCCATGCAAACAC ATACCAACTAGTAACGGAAGTTAACTTAGGACCAGCTGTAAATAAGATGTTATCTAGTTGCGACGACATTATTCGTCAACATAAAGCAGCTTGTCTACGTGTAACGTCTTTACTATCATGTAAAGATCTTATTTGGATTGGCACAAGCGCAGGAGTTTTACTGACAATATCAGCACATGGAATTGAAAATGGATCAGTAAACGTTGTTCCATCAGGAATACCGTATGGGCATACAGGTCATGTTAGATTCCTAACATTTGTTGAGTCTTCTCTCAACCAAACCCATGATTCCAAGTTAACAGATACACATTTAAGCACATGCAATAGAAACCAAAT atacTCAAGGGACAGTAAAAGTACGACGGAAAACAATTATACATTAGTAATATCGGGTGGAGACGGATTTGAAGATTTTCGAAACTCGGGAGCAAACTCTTTAAGCGAAATAGCTGGAAGAGAAGACAGTACAAATTATCTACTAGTATGGCAGATTTCATAA